A portion of the Liberibacter crescens BT-1 genome contains these proteins:
- a CDS encoding peptide ABC transporter substrate-binding protein produces the protein MGKIYFFITSMLIFIIFQDLGIAKQGESGELRVISWQAVSTLNPYLSGGDKDAQAASLVLESLASFNSKGQLVAKLAENIPTLENGGISADMKSITWKLKKGIKWSDGSNLTADDVVFTWKYCTSPGIGCQQKSYFNGISSVEAIDPLTVKIVFENPRAYSYGVFTSLVSPIIHKEQFKNCLGVKASECTSANFNPHGTGPFRVKDFKANDVVIFEVNPYYRNPEKPFFSKVTLKGGGDSLSSARSVLETGEYDFGVNIQVEPEVLQQIVKKSVKGVIGSAFGGTVERINLNPFAVDFSLGSKRSTKEAGPHPFLSDPSVRRALSIAIDRSLIVDEGYGPSGRPTCNILPAPEAYVSTANDWCLKQDIEGANNLLDKAGWVKGSDGIRSKNGVRLSMLYQTSVNSVRQGTQSLIKDMWKKIGVETELRNINSSVFFGSDPSSPDTVQRFYADAEMYADTFAGIDPEVYMQVWTCEKIPSPATSWHGENISRYCNQRYDDLVKKYQKTINFNERVEIAKQLNDILSGEVIHIPLVHRGMVYAYSNKLQGIELNGWDTPYWNIENWHR, from the coding sequence ATGGGAAAGATATATTTTTTTATTACTTCTATGTTAATCTTTATCATTTTTCAAGATTTAGGTATAGCAAAACAGGGTGAAAGCGGTGAATTGAGAGTGATATCTTGGCAAGCTGTTTCGACATTAAATCCTTATCTTTCAGGAGGAGATAAGGATGCGCAAGCTGCATCTCTTGTCCTTGAATCACTTGCTAGTTTTAATTCAAAAGGTCAGCTTGTTGCAAAGCTGGCAGAGAATATACCTACACTTGAAAATGGTGGTATTTCAGCCGATATGAAATCGATTACATGGAAATTAAAAAAAGGTATTAAATGGTCAGATGGTTCTAATTTAACAGCTGACGATGTTGTTTTTACTTGGAAGTATTGTACCAGTCCTGGAATTGGTTGCCAGCAAAAATCATATTTTAATGGAATCAGTTCTGTAGAGGCAATTGATCCCCTGACGGTTAAAATTGTTTTTGAAAATCCGAGAGCATACAGTTATGGTGTTTTTACATCTCTTGTATCCCCTATAATTCATAAGGAACAGTTTAAGAATTGTCTTGGTGTTAAGGCTTCTGAATGTACATCTGCCAATTTTAATCCGCATGGAACAGGTCCTTTTCGTGTGAAGGATTTTAAAGCGAATGATGTTGTTATTTTTGAAGTAAATCCTTATTATCGCAATCCAGAAAAGCCGTTTTTTTCTAAAGTAACTTTAAAAGGTGGTGGAGATTCTCTTTCTTCGGCTCGTTCTGTTTTGGAAACGGGAGAATATGATTTTGGTGTAAACATTCAGGTTGAGCCTGAAGTTCTTCAACAGATAGTCAAGAAAAGCGTTAAAGGCGTTATAGGTTCTGCTTTTGGGGGTACCGTTGAACGTATTAACTTAAATCCTTTTGCTGTGGATTTTTCATTGGGATCAAAACGTTCTACAAAGGAAGCTGGTCCGCATCCATTTCTTTCGGATCCTTCTGTGCGTAGAGCATTATCCATAGCGATAGATCGCTCATTAATAGTGGATGAAGGTTATGGTCCGAGTGGTCGTCCTACGTGCAATATTTTACCGGCTCCAGAAGCCTATGTTTCTACAGCGAATGATTGGTGTTTGAAACAGGATATTGAAGGAGCTAATAATCTTCTTGATAAAGCGGGCTGGGTTAAGGGTTCTGACGGTATTCGTTCCAAAAATGGAGTTCGTTTATCTATGTTGTATCAAACATCGGTAAATTCTGTACGTCAAGGGACTCAATCACTTATAAAAGATATGTGGAAGAAGATAGGGGTAGAAACTGAACTGCGGAATATTAACTCGTCTGTTTTTTTTGGGAGTGACCCTTCTAGTCCTGATACGGTTCAGAGATTTTATGCAGATGCTGAGATGTATGCTGATACGTTTGCAGGTATTGACCCTGAAGTATATATGCAAGTATGGACTTGTGAAAAGATTCCTTCTCCTGCAACTTCTTGGCACGGTGAAAATATTTCCCGTTATTGTAATCAGCGATATGATGATCTTGTAAAGAAATATCAAAAGACTATTAATTTTAATGAGCGTGTTGAAATTGCAAAGCAATTGAATGACATTTTAAGTGGAGAAGTTATTCATATACCTCTGGTTCACCGCGGAATGGTTTATGCTTATTCTAATAAATTGCAGGGAATAGAGTTAAATGGTTGGGATACTCCTTACTGGAATATAGAGAATTGGCATCGTTAG
- a CDS encoding ABC transporter permease, which yields MLIYATRRIIIAIPTLLIISFIIFLILALAPGDPTSNLPLTVPSDVREQIRDSFGLNQPLIFRYIKWLHQFFINEPLSILNNITGFKFFELQNNIRLRSWMTSSPVADLIIERLPQTLWVIGLSYFITVVIALPLGVLSAYWQYSWFDHFTNFVSIIGFSIPTFVTGEVVILIFSTYLGWFPSIYDTTHKVTDYQSFIVQLQQITLPVFVLTFYNLSKIVPYMRSSVLQNLNQDYVRTARAKGLKERIVLFKHVFRNSLIPVVTIITLGIPYIFSGAIILEQIFAVNGLGQLLIIAIQSGDIPLVQTLTFVFAILVVFFNLVADLVYAFLDPRISYG from the coding sequence GTGTTAATTTATGCAACAAGAAGAATTATTATTGCTATTCCAACGTTATTAATAATTAGTTTTATTATCTTTTTGATATTAGCTTTAGCGCCTGGTGATCCAACAAGTAATTTACCCTTAACAGTTCCTTCAGATGTGCGAGAACAAATTAGAGATTCTTTTGGCCTTAACCAACCATTGATATTTCGTTATATAAAGTGGCTTCATCAATTTTTTATTAATGAGCCGTTAAGTATTTTAAATAATATCACAGGATTTAAGTTTTTCGAATTACAAAATAATATTAGGTTAAGATCCTGGATGACAAGTTCTCCTGTAGCAGATCTTATTATAGAACGTTTACCTCAAACGCTTTGGGTAATTGGTTTATCTTATTTTATTACAGTTGTTATTGCTCTTCCATTAGGAGTTTTATCCGCGTATTGGCAGTATTCATGGTTTGATCATTTTACAAATTTTGTTTCTATTATTGGATTCTCTATACCAACTTTTGTAACTGGCGAGGTCGTAATTTTAATTTTTTCGACATATTTAGGATGGTTTCCATCAATTTATGATACTACCCATAAGGTTACAGATTATCAAAGTTTTATTGTGCAGCTACAACAAATTACCTTGCCTGTGTTTGTATTAACTTTTTATAATTTATCAAAGATTGTACCGTATATGCGGTCCTCCGTATTACAAAATCTGAATCAAGATTATGTTCGTACAGCACGTGCTAAAGGATTGAAAGAAAGGATTGTTCTATTTAAGCATGTTTTTAGAAATAGTCTTATTCCCGTTGTTACGATTATTACCCTTGGAATTCCATATATTTTCTCTGGAGCAATTATTCTGGAGCAGATATTTGCTGTGAATGGTTTAGGTCAATTACTAATTATAGCGATTCAATCAGGAGACATTCCTCTTGTACAGACTTTAACATTTGTTTTTGCTATTCTTGTTGTATTTTTTAATTTGGTAGCAGATCTAGTATATGCTTTCTTAGATCCAAGGATTAGTTATGGATAG
- a CDS encoding ABC transporter permease, with amino-acid sequence MDRAYITSSPFWGFLMRFYKNKGAFIALILLLFIFIAVLIGPHVYTVDPYALDIKAKNQYFSWKHVLGTDNLGRDILAQLLIGGRISLAVGIVSMMISVFIGIIVGICAGYYPKLDGLLMRITDLFLALPLLPLLLLVMMLFRDLLRAFCGPELGVFILIVSVIGITSWMNTARIVRGDVLFIKNREFIIAAISSGVREHRIILKHLLPNIISSIIVSAILSIAEAIITESALSFLGFGFPSDFPTWGRLLHDGTTFFQVYPYRVLYPGCIISLTIFSINYIGMTISNQMDSLNSVH; translated from the coding sequence ATGGATAGAGCATATATTACATCATCTCCTTTTTGGGGTTTTTTAATGCGTTTTTATAAAAATAAAGGCGCATTTATTGCGCTTATATTGTTGTTATTTATATTTATAGCAGTATTAATCGGCCCACATGTTTATACAGTTGATCCGTATGCTTTGGATATAAAAGCTAAAAATCAATATTTTTCTTGGAAGCATGTTTTAGGAACAGATAATCTTGGGCGTGATATATTAGCACAATTATTAATAGGCGGACGTATTTCTTTAGCAGTTGGGATCGTTTCAATGATGATTTCGGTTTTCATAGGAATAATTGTAGGAATTTGTGCCGGCTATTATCCTAAGCTTGATGGATTATTGATGAGAATAACAGATTTATTCTTAGCATTGCCATTGCTACCGTTATTACTCCTTGTCATGATGTTGTTTAGAGATCTTCTTCGTGCATTCTGTGGTCCAGAACTTGGTGTTTTTATATTGATAGTTTCTGTTATTGGAATAACAAGCTGGATGAATACAGCGCGTATTGTTCGGGGTGATGTACTTTTTATAAAGAATAGAGAATTTATTATAGCTGCAATCAGTAGTGGAGTTCGTGAGCATAGAATTATTCTCAAGCATTTATTGCCCAATATTATTTCATCAATTATAGTCTCAGCAATACTTAGTATTGCTGAAGCTATTATTACTGAATCAGCACTTTCATTTTTAGGATTTGGTTTCCCTTCTGATTTTCCTACTTGGGGACGTCTTTTACATGATGGAACTACTTTCTTCCAAGTTTATCCTTATAGGGTATTATACCCTGGTTGTATTATTTCATTAACGATATTTTCTATAAATTATATTGGTATGACTATAAGTAATCAGATGGATTCTTTAAATTCTGTTCATTAA
- a CDS encoding GNAT family N-acetyltransferase, translating to MYSELLGITSKRFIEIPILNSRKDRKLSIYQLNKLPIFHKELTFLFNRSIHQNIFFSPHFLESITSPVAGYKSYFAILHDKDNHQYNHLRFMMPFLLGYPNTSSCLPIIKALSNSFSHLGTPIIDSEEPISIVRDFLNGLMNQDIIDLPSVLVIPNVRLNSYSTQLIKAVSIRYGFPIEVTSNYSRPILQNQKKSHNYFTQSVSSKILEEIDYQWQILLEEKDKVSYTIARKPQDISYFLEEFLKLEDLNNQNENKNLLINHDNPNIIRKIVKNLSHIDSVRIHSLNINNKSIASIIVFVIGNEASIWKSTYDKSYAQYSPTRILLGQLTCWNLVDPNITFSDSCSIASDPTLQQLWTEKEPLGSIVIGLRQKNNQQVRQVAAQMHLYNNTKTTSQLIREKILKDFAKKPQKINEQNLKNPSDYL from the coding sequence ATGTACTCAGAATTATTAGGAATAACTTCAAAAAGATTCATTGAGATCCCCATTCTGAATAGCCGTAAAGATAGAAAATTATCTATTTATCAATTAAATAAACTCCCTATCTTTCATAAAGAATTAACATTTCTTTTTAACCGATCTATTCACCAAAATATCTTCTTCTCACCACATTTTCTTGAATCAATAACATCTCCTGTTGCAGGTTATAAAAGCTATTTTGCTATACTCCACGATAAAGATAATCATCAATACAATCATTTACGATTCATGATGCCCTTTTTATTAGGCTACCCCAATACTTCTTCTTGCTTACCTATAATTAAAGCTCTATCCAATTCTTTTTCACACCTAGGGACTCCTATTATTGATTCTGAAGAACCAATATCTATCGTCAGAGATTTCCTGAATGGTTTAATGAATCAAGATATCATCGATTTGCCTTCTGTCTTGGTGATTCCAAATGTTAGACTTAATTCTTATTCAACACAACTTATAAAGGCTGTATCTATTAGATATGGCTTCCCAATAGAAGTAACATCAAATTATAGCAGGCCTATTTTACAGAATCAGAAAAAATCACATAATTATTTTACACAATCAGTTTCATCTAAAATATTAGAAGAAATAGACTACCAATGGCAAATTCTTCTTGAAGAAAAAGATAAAGTGTCTTACACAATAGCAAGAAAACCTCAAGATATTAGCTATTTTCTAGAAGAATTCCTTAAATTAGAAGATTTAAATAATCAAAACGAAAATAAAAATCTTTTAATAAATCATGATAATCCAAATATAATAAGAAAAATTGTAAAAAATCTTTCTCATATAGACTCAGTACGCATACATTCTCTTAACATCAATAACAAAAGTATTGCTAGTATAATTGTCTTTGTTATAGGAAATGAAGCTTCTATTTGGAAAAGTACTTACGATAAATCTTATGCTCAGTACTCGCCTACAAGGATATTATTAGGACAACTAACATGTTGGAATCTAGTTGATCCTAATATCACATTCTCTGATTCATGCTCTATCGCTTCTGATCCAACACTACAACAACTATGGACTGAAAAAGAACCCTTAGGATCAATTGTAATCGGATTAAGACAAAAAAATAACCAACAAGTTCGACAAGTTGCTGCCCAAATGCATTTGTATAATAATACGAAAACCACTTCTCAACTTATAAGAGAAAAAATTTTAAAAGATTTTGCTAAAAAACCACAAAAAATTAATGAACAGAATTTAAAGAATCCATCTGATTACTTATAG
- the secA gene encoding preprotein translocase subunit SecA: MLNIAKLTRKLFGSSNDRRLQAYYSKIEEINTLEKSISELSDEMLSHKTIEFREHLKTGKTLDDLLVPAFAVAREAACRVLQMRPFDVQLIGGIILHEGSITEMKTGEGKTLAATLPVYLNALSGKGVHVVTVNDYLAHRDADMMSKVYGFLGLSTGIILHDMTDDARKAAYACDITYVTNNELGFDYLRDNMKYERSKMVQRGHNFAIIDEVDSILIDEARTPLIISGPLEDQSDLYKTINLFILSLQPTDYEVDEKQHSANFSEDGIEKIENMLRQANLLKGNSLYDIENVAIVHHINNALRAHKLFTRDKDYIVTNDEIIIIDEFTGRMMSGRRYSDGQHQALEAKENVTIQPENQTLSSITFQNYFRMYSKLAGMTGTASTEAEEFSNIYNLDVVEVPTNLPVIRVDEDDKIYRTTDEKYKAIITEILKAHEKHQPVLVGTTSIEKSEFLANLLRKEGFKKFKVLNARYHEQEAYIVSQAGIPGAVTIATNMAGRGTDIQLGGNATMRIEHELSDVPEGNNREERIKNIHKEVKDLKEKVIAAGGLYVIATERHESRRIDNQLRGRSGRQGDPGRSKFYLSLQDDLMRIFGSSRMDFMLQKLGLKEGEAIFHPWINKAIERAQKKVEARNFEIRKNLLKYDDVLNEQRKIIFEQRLEIIETENILEMIADIFYEMVESIIIKYIPKNSYPEQWDIAELKLAIKDLLNLDLPIEDWVKEDNIEEATLHQQILTAADAAAIEKDKQLGADIIPYVKRTIMLQTLDSLWRDHIAKLEHLRSVIGFRSYAQRDPLQEYKSEAFELFKTLINELRYNVIAKIMRVEFFNQQEEPKPANIQPFHINPFTGQNEFNIESKDIRSFDDQKSTKRIRRNDACSCGSGKKYKHCHGSLNKKNT, translated from the coding sequence ATGCTCAATATAGCTAAGCTAACCCGTAAACTTTTTGGCTCTTCTAACGATAGACGTTTGCAAGCTTACTATAGCAAGATTGAGGAAATCAATACGCTAGAAAAATCTATTTCCGAGCTTTCTGACGAAATGCTTTCTCATAAAACAATAGAATTTAGAGAGCATCTAAAAACAGGAAAAACACTTGATGACCTGTTAGTGCCTGCATTTGCAGTAGCACGAGAGGCAGCGTGTCGTGTATTACAAATGCGCCCTTTTGATGTGCAACTTATCGGTGGTATTATCCTCCACGAAGGCTCTATTACTGAAATGAAGACTGGCGAAGGGAAAACCTTAGCAGCAACTCTTCCAGTATACTTGAACGCTTTATCTGGAAAGGGTGTCCATGTTGTTACTGTAAATGATTATCTTGCTCATCGTGATGCCGATATGATGTCTAAAGTATATGGATTTTTAGGTCTTTCAACAGGAATTATTTTACATGATATGACTGATGATGCACGTAAGGCAGCATATGCATGTGATATTACATATGTAACAAATAATGAACTTGGATTTGATTATCTTCGCGATAATATGAAATATGAACGTAGCAAGATGGTTCAACGTGGACATAATTTTGCAATTATTGACGAAGTTGACTCTATCCTCATTGATGAGGCACGCACACCTCTCATTATTTCAGGCCCATTGGAAGATCAATCTGATCTTTACAAAACAATTAATTTATTTATTTTAAGCTTACAACCTACTGATTATGAAGTTGATGAGAAGCAACATTCTGCTAATTTTTCTGAAGATGGTATTGAAAAAATAGAGAACATGTTGCGTCAAGCTAATCTTTTAAAAGGTAATTCTCTTTATGATATTGAAAATGTTGCTATTGTCCATCACATTAACAATGCTCTAAGAGCACATAAGCTGTTTACACGAGATAAAGATTATATTGTCACAAATGATGAAATAATCATTATTGACGAATTTACAGGACGTATGATGTCTGGAAGAAGATATTCTGACGGACAACATCAAGCTTTGGAAGCAAAAGAAAATGTAACAATACAACCAGAAAATCAAACGCTATCCTCTATTACTTTTCAGAATTATTTCCGCATGTATTCTAAGTTAGCAGGGATGACAGGAACAGCATCTACAGAAGCTGAGGAATTTTCTAATATTTATAATTTAGATGTCGTAGAGGTTCCTACGAATCTTCCTGTTATTCGCGTTGACGAAGACGACAAAATCTATAGAACGACTGATGAAAAATATAAAGCCATTATTACTGAAATATTAAAGGCTCATGAAAAACATCAACCTGTTCTTGTTGGTACAACTTCAATAGAAAAATCAGAATTTCTTGCCAATTTGCTTAGAAAAGAAGGATTTAAAAAATTCAAAGTTTTAAATGCACGCTATCATGAACAAGAAGCCTATATTGTTTCTCAAGCTGGAATTCCTGGAGCTGTAACTATTGCCACTAATATGGCAGGGCGTGGTACTGATATACAGCTTGGAGGCAATGCTACCATGCGTATAGAACACGAACTCTCTGATGTTCCTGAAGGAAATAATCGAGAAGAACGTATAAAAAATATCCATAAGGAAGTTAAAGATCTAAAAGAAAAAGTTATCGCTGCTGGTGGACTTTACGTTATTGCTACAGAACGTCATGAAAGCAGACGAATAGACAATCAGCTTCGCGGTCGCTCTGGTCGTCAAGGAGATCCAGGACGTTCAAAATTTTACCTATCTCTTCAAGATGATCTCATGCGTATATTTGGCTCGTCTCGTATGGATTTTATGCTCCAAAAATTAGGCCTAAAAGAAGGCGAAGCCATCTTTCATCCTTGGATTAATAAAGCAATAGAACGTGCACAGAAAAAAGTTGAAGCACGCAACTTTGAGATTAGAAAAAATTTATTAAAATATGATGATGTTCTTAATGAACAGCGTAAAATAATTTTTGAGCAACGGTTAGAAATTATAGAAACAGAAAATATTCTAGAAATGATTGCCGATATATTTTATGAAATGGTTGAAAGCATTATTATAAAATATATTCCTAAAAATTCTTATCCTGAGCAATGGGATATTGCAGAATTAAAACTTGCAATTAAAGACTTATTAAATTTAGATCTTCCAATTGAAGATTGGGTTAAAGAAGATAATATAGAAGAGGCTACTTTACATCAACAAATTTTGACAGCTGCTGATGCCGCTGCTATTGAAAAAGATAAGCAGTTAGGTGCTGATATAATACCATATGTTAAACGTACTATTATGCTTCAAACTCTAGATTCACTTTGGAGAGATCATATAGCTAAACTCGAACATCTGCGTTCTGTAATAGGTTTTCGTAGCTATGCCCAACGGGATCCTCTCCAAGAATATAAATCTGAAGCATTTGAGTTATTTAAAACACTGATTAATGAGCTCCGTTACAATGTAATTGCAAAAATTATGCGAGTAGAGTTTTTTAATCAACAAGAAGAGCCAAAACCCGCTAATATACAACCATTCCATATTAATCCTTTTACAGGACAGAATGAATTTAATATAGAATCTAAAGATATTCGATCTTTTGATGATCAAAAAAGCACGAAACGTATTAGACGCAATGATGCTTGTTCTTGTGGAAGTGGAAAAAAATATAAACATTGCCATGGTTCTTTAAATAAAAAAAATACCTAA
- a CDS encoding peptidylprolyl isomerase, with translation MSKYKALTFISIVTLNMFHPLAFAKDALIAKVNGQEIHQSEVDAALSSIDPQLSQLPEDQQKLAVISSIIDIKLLAQQAKDKGLNKTPEYETRMNYLSERELHNELFRKEILEKVTPEEVKARYEKEADNLAKEKKEEVRARHILVTSKDEAKAIIKSLLSGKKFEELAKEKSIDTSNKDKGGDLGYFAQGTMDPEFEKAAFALKQEGDITNEPVQTPYGWHVIRLENRRPLSIPPMKQVESQLNQLIIRDKYIAFLDKLKKSSKIAILDEKLNKEYQNLNKKILTKSAN, from the coding sequence ATGTCAAAATATAAAGCTCTAACTTTTATAAGTATTGTAACTCTGAATATGTTTCACCCTTTAGCTTTTGCAAAGGATGCTTTAATAGCTAAGGTTAATGGGCAGGAAATACATCAGTCTGAGGTAGATGCTGCTTTATCAAGTATTGATCCGCAGCTTTCGCAACTTCCAGAGGATCAACAAAAACTTGCTGTTATTTCTTCAATTATTGATATAAAATTGCTTGCCCAGCAAGCAAAAGATAAGGGTCTCAATAAGACTCCTGAATATGAAACGCGAATGAATTATTTATCTGAGCGTGAATTGCATAATGAATTGTTCCGGAAGGAGATTTTAGAAAAAGTTACTCCTGAAGAAGTAAAAGCCCGTTATGAAAAAGAAGCAGATAATTTGGCTAAAGAGAAAAAAGAAGAGGTAAGGGCAAGACATATTCTTGTTACAAGCAAGGACGAAGCAAAGGCAATTATTAAAAGTCTTCTTTCTGGAAAGAAGTTTGAAGAGTTAGCTAAAGAAAAATCTATTGATACAAGCAATAAGGATAAAGGAGGAGATCTTGGGTATTTTGCTCAAGGAACTATGGATCCGGAGTTTGAAAAAGCTGCTTTTGCTCTTAAGCAGGAAGGAGATATTACAAACGAACCTGTACAAACTCCTTATGGATGGCATGTTATTCGGTTGGAAAACAGGAGACCTCTTTCTATACCTCCTATGAAACAGGTTGAATCTCAGCTTAATCAGCTAATTATACGAGATAAATATATTGCCTTTCTTGATAAGCTCAAGAAATCTTCCAAGATTGCAATTTTAGATGAAAAATTAAATAAGGAATATCAGAATTTAAATAAGAAAATACTGACTAAGTCAGCAAATTAA
- the argJ gene encoding bifunctional glutamate N-acetyltransferase/amino-acid acetyltransferase ArgJ: MSINFSPLAPSIYPVLPPIAGMSFYTAALGIKYLNRDDLLVIVFDKPASVAGIFTKSQCPSAPVDFCRRNLSYGFAKVVVINSGNANAFTGKKGSEAAMFIAKSAASAFGCKESEVYLASTGVIGEPLDISKFSGVFDKMLCNPSQDSWLMAAKAIMTTDTYPKVATRTVEIDGVKFVINGIAKGSGMIAPDMATMLSFVFTDIDIASSVLQSLLSIGVESSFNSITVDSDMSTSDTLMIFSTGTKTRSSVRIEHMNDHRLTHVREILFDLLKDLALQIVRDGEGATKMLEIIVRGGRSSSSAKKIAFSIANSPLVKSAITGEDANWGRVVMAVGKSGERVDRDRLSIWFGNVRVAVNGERDPDYSEDKVASIMKQKDIPIQVDLGIGDGYATVWTCNFTQEYVKINSHYRS; encoded by the coding sequence ATGTCTATTAATTTTTCTCCGTTGGCTCCTTCTATCTATCCTGTTTTACCACCTATTGCAGGAATGAGCTTCTATACAGCGGCTTTAGGTATTAAGTATCTTAATAGAGATGATTTATTGGTGATAGTTTTTGATAAGCCTGCATCGGTAGCAGGAATTTTTACAAAATCTCAATGTCCATCGGCACCAGTTGATTTTTGTCGACGTAACTTATCATATGGTTTTGCAAAGGTTGTCGTTATAAATTCTGGGAATGCTAATGCTTTTACAGGAAAGAAGGGTTCTGAAGCAGCAATGTTTATAGCAAAATCTGCTGCTTCCGCTTTTGGATGTAAAGAAAGTGAGGTTTATCTTGCTTCTACAGGTGTTATTGGTGAGCCTCTTGATATTTCTAAATTTTCTGGTGTTTTTGATAAAATGCTCTGTAATCCGAGCCAAGATTCTTGGCTTATGGCAGCTAAAGCAATAATGACGACAGATACTTATCCTAAAGTTGCAACTCGTACTGTTGAAATTGATGGAGTAAAATTTGTTATCAATGGTATAGCAAAAGGTTCTGGTATGATTGCTCCTGATATGGCAACTATGCTCTCTTTTGTGTTTACAGATATTGATATTGCATCTTCCGTTTTACAGTCCCTTTTATCTATTGGTGTTGAATCTAGTTTTAATTCGATAACCGTTGATAGTGATATGTCAACTTCAGATACACTAATGATTTTTTCAACAGGGACAAAGACCAGAAGTAGTGTACGTATTGAGCATATGAATGATCATCGATTAACTCATGTTCGTGAGATTCTTTTTGATCTCTTAAAAGATTTAGCCCTTCAGATAGTTCGTGATGGAGAAGGAGCTACAAAAATGCTTGAAATTATTGTTAGAGGTGGAAGAAGTTCTTCTTCAGCCAAGAAGATAGCATTTTCTATAGCGAATTCACCACTTGTTAAGAGCGCGATTACAGGAGAAGATGCTAACTGGGGACGTGTTGTTATGGCTGTCGGTAAATCTGGTGAGAGGGTGGATCGAGATCGTTTATCTATTTGGTTTGGGAATGTTCGTGTTGCTGTTAATGGAGAGCGAGATCCTGATTATTCTGAAGATAAAGTTGCCTCAATTATGAAACAAAAAGATATTCCTATCCAGGTTGATCTTGGTATTGGGGATGGATATGCAACTGTTTGGACATGTAATTTTACGCAAGAATATGTCAAGATTAATAGTCATTATCGGAGTTAA
- a CDS encoding (deoxy)nucleoside triphosphate pyrophosphohydrolase: MNSNKHKLVLVVACVLIRDDRSVLITQRPAGKLQAGLWEFPGGKVESGETPEKALVRELIEELSITIQEISLFPLTFASYAYDDFHLLMPLFGCVSFQGIPYGREGQKIQWVQSHDLYNFPMPLADKPLVLFLQNFLLQMKFES; encoded by the coding sequence GTGAATTCTAACAAACACAAACTTGTTTTAGTGGTTGCTTGTGTACTTATTCGTGATGATAGGAGTGTTCTTATCACACAGCGTCCTGCAGGAAAATTGCAGGCAGGGCTTTGGGAATTTCCTGGTGGAAAGGTTGAATCTGGTGAAACTCCAGAAAAAGCGTTGGTTCGTGAATTGATAGAAGAATTGTCGATAACTATCCAAGAAATAAGTTTATTTCCATTAACCTTTGCTAGTTATGCATATGATGATTTTCATCTTCTTATGCCTTTATTTGGATGCGTTTCTTTTCAAGGGATTCCTTATGGACGTGAAGGGCAGAAAATTCAGTGGGTACAGTCTCATGATTTATATAATTTTCCCATGCCGCTTGCTGATAAACCGCTTGTTCTTTTTCTACAAAATTTCTTATTGCAAATGAAATTTGAAAGTTAA
- the rsfS gene encoding ribosome silencing factor: MKISSLFCLDAVIKSLENSKAEDIVKIKLICGFLCDYMVIVSGRSDRHILSITDNLVSYLKDEGIKVFGVEGQQAANWIVVDVGDIVVHIFRPETRELYDLESLWKKALE; encoded by the coding sequence ATGAAAATTTCCTCTCTTTTTTGTCTTGATGCGGTTATAAAAAGTCTTGAAAACTCAAAGGCTGAGGATATTGTTAAAATAAAACTTATATGTGGCTTTCTATGTGATTACATGGTTATAGTTTCCGGGCGCTCAGATAGGCATATTCTTTCTATAACAGATAATCTTGTGTCTTATCTTAAAGATGAAGGAATTAAGGTATTTGGAGTTGAAGGGCAGCAGGCTGCCAATTGGATTGTTGTTGATGTAGGAGATATTGTTGTACATATATTTAGACCAGAAACACGAGAGTTATATGATCTTGAAAGTTTATGGAAGAAAGCTTTAGAGTGA